In Octopus bimaculoides isolate UCB-OBI-ISO-001 chromosome 26, ASM119413v2, whole genome shotgun sequence, the following are encoded in one genomic region:
- the LOC106868380 gene encoding cationic amino acid transporter 2 produces the protein MPAPGVGSTLGAGAYVLSGEVAKTKAGPSIVLSFFIAAIVSVLAGLCYAEFGARVPKTGSAYVYSYITVGELIAFIIGWNLVLEYAIGTASVARAWTANFNTLVDYKISNFLNSTMPIHVDFLAEYPDFFALGLVASLTIILAIGVKQSTIFNSVFTVLNLLVLTSVIVCGFFNIDFKNWSIDKSEVPSGYGDGGFMPYGISGMLSGAATCFYGFIGFDCIATTGEEAKNPQKAIPISIIVSLFIVFIFYFLISLVLTTMSPYYLLDASASLPFVFERIGWTIAKYVIAIGGICALTASMVGSIFPLPRIVYAMAEDRIIFGALSQVSDKSKTPVLATVVAGLFAGLTALIFDLTELVDMMSIGTLLAYSFVAKCVVILRLTHYNFLDIYKEKGLFAIALCVVLVNAEDDLTSGWAIYLIIQFIVLIIICMIIIAMQPSNTANIPFKVPFVPFLPEFSAAVNIYLMLKLSPSTWIRFCVWMVIGFFIYFGYGFRKSKLAEQK, from the exons ATGCCAGCTCCTG GAGTGGGAAGTACCCTAGGAGCTGGCGCCTATGTATTATCAGGAGAGGTTGCCAAGACAAAGGCAGGTCCCTCAATTGTTCTGTCCTTCTTCATAGCAGCCATTGTATCAGTACTTGCAG GGCTTTGTTATGCTGAATTTGGGGCCCGAGTCCCAAAGACTGGCTCTGCCTATGTCTATAGCTACATCACAGTTGGCGAACTGATTGCTTTTATCATTGGTTGGAACCTCGTTCTCGAATATGCTATTG GAACTGCAAGTGTAGCAAGAGCTTGGACTGCAAATTTCAATACATTGGTTGACTATAAAATCTCCAATTTCCTAAACTCCACCATGCCTATTCATGTTGATTTCTTAGCGGAATATCCAGATTTCTTTGCGTTGGGTCTGGTGGCATCACTTACAA TTATTCTTGCTATCGGAGTGAAACAATCTACAATCTTCAACAGTGTTTTTACAGTCCTCAATCTCCTTGTACTTACCAGTGTTATCGTCTGTGGATTTTTCAACATTGACTTTAAGAACTGGAGCATTGACAAAAGTGAA GTACCCTCTGGGTACGGTGATGGTGGGTTCATGCCTTATGGCATCTCCGGAATGTTGTCTGGGGCTGCTACATGTTTCTATGGATTCATTGGATTTGACTGTATTGCTACCACAG gtgAAGAAGCCAAAAACCCTCAGAAAGCCATCcccatcagcatcatcgtcagcCTCTTCATTGTGTTCATCTTCTACTTCTTGATATCACTGGTTCTGACCACGATGTCTCCTTATTATCTGCTAGATGCTAGTGCTTCTTTACCGTTTGTCTTTGAGAGAATTGGATGGACCATTGCCAAATATGTGATTGCAATTGGCGGCATTTGTGCTCTGACTGCCAG catGGTAGGTTCAATATTTCCCTTACCCAGGATTGTGTATGCAATGGCTGAGGACCGCATAATCTTCGGTGCCCTTTCTCAAGTATCAGACAAGTCCAAGACCCCTGTCCTGGCAACGGTGGTCGCTGGACTCTTTGCAG GTCTGACTGCTCTCATTTTTGATCTCACTGAACTGGTGGATATGATGTCCATTGGAACTCTCCTAGCTTACTCGTTTGTGGCCAAGTGTGTTGTTATCTTACG tTTAACACACTATAATTTcttggacatttataaagagaaag GTCTGTTTGCAATTGCTTTGTGTGTTGTCCTGGTGAATGCAGAAGATGACCTGACCAGTGGCTGGGCCATTTACTTGATTATTCAGTTCATAGTCCTCATCATTATTTGCATGATAATTATTGCTATGCAGCCATCCAACACTGCCAACATCCCATTCAAA gtGCCATTTGTACCATTTCTGCCAGAATTTAGTGCTGCTGTGAACATTTATCTCATGCTCAAGTTATCGCCTTCAACATGGATACGATTTTGTGTATGGATGGTTATCG gcTTCTTCATATATTTTGGCTATGGTTTCCGAAAGAGCAAGCTTGCTGAGCAGAAGTGA